A stretch of Anaeromyxobacter dehalogenans 2CP-1 DNA encodes these proteins:
- the pdo gene encoding protein disulfide oxidoreductase produces the protein MALIGKDDAEQIRAELEGALQGDVKLTLVGPSALAPPARDLTPQIRQLLEEVAALSPKLAFEYLDLPTPEQREALGLATDEAGPLTLLSGAARGRVRYLGAPAGHEFPNLVNGIIDVSRGESGLSPASREALARISRPVHIKVFFTPTUPYCPQAAGLAHAIAVESAHVVADAIEAQEFPDLAARYQVMGVPKTIVNDVEEFVGAVPEDEFVAHVLRAAGVPA, from the coding sequence ATGGCGCTCATCGGGAAGGACGACGCGGAGCAGATCCGCGCGGAGCTGGAAGGCGCGCTGCAGGGCGACGTCAAGCTGACGCTCGTCGGCCCGAGCGCCCTCGCCCCGCCGGCGCGGGATCTCACCCCGCAGATCCGCCAGCTGCTGGAGGAGGTGGCGGCGCTGTCGCCCAAGCTCGCGTTCGAGTACCTCGACCTGCCCACCCCCGAACAGCGCGAGGCGCTCGGGCTGGCGACGGACGAGGCCGGTCCGCTCACGCTCCTCTCCGGCGCGGCGCGCGGGCGCGTGCGCTACCTCGGGGCGCCCGCCGGCCACGAGTTCCCGAACCTCGTGAACGGCATCATCGACGTGTCGCGCGGCGAGTCCGGGCTGTCGCCCGCCTCGCGCGAGGCGCTCGCCCGGATCTCACGGCCGGTGCACATCAAGGTGTTCTTCACGCCCACTTGACCGTACTGCCCCCAGGCGGCCGGTCTGGCCCATGCCATCGCGGTGGAGAGCGCCCACGTCGTCGCCGACGCCATCGAGGCCCAGGAGTTCCCCGACCTCGCGGCGCGGTACCAGGTCATGGGCGTGCCCAAGACGATCGTGAACGACGTCGAGGAGTTCGTCGGCGCCGTCCCGGAGGACGAGTTCGTGGCGCACGTGCTCCGGGCGGCCGGCGTGCCGGCCTGA
- the prfB gene encoding peptide chain release factor 2 (programmed frameshift) yields MASPTAERIAELSRRLEALRGSLDVERKELRVAEISKLSEDPAFWTDNVKAQALLKEKAQLEQVTQACAAVRRALDDAQALCELAEEARDEATRAEAAEAAEAVGRQLEGLELQKMLSGPHDAAGAIVEVKSGAGGVEAMDWAAMLYRMYVRYCERRGWEVEPADLVAGEEAGISSASFIVRGDHPYGWLKAEKGVHRLVRISPFDQNARRQTSFAAVDVTPEIEDDIVIDIKEADVRIDTYRSSGAGGQKVNKTDSAVRMTHLPTGIVVAVQNERSQQKNRSVAWKILRAKLYDLEEKKRAAARDAAEALKKDIDFGSQIRSYVLQPYQMVKDLRTGVETGKVDDVLDGDLDPFIQPYLMGVRRTDRAVDE; encoded by the exons ATGGCTTCCCCCACCGCCGAGCGCATCGCCGAGCTCTCCCGCCGCCTGGAGGCGCTCCGGGGGTCGCTT GACGTCGAGCGGAAGGAGCTGAGGGTCGCGGAGATCTCGAAGCTCTCCGAGGACCCGGCGTTCTGGACCGACAACGTCAAGGCCCAGGCGCTGCTGAAGGAGAAGGCCCAGCTCGAGCAGGTGACCCAGGCCTGCGCCGCGGTCCGCCGCGCGCTCGACGACGCGCAGGCGCTGTGCGAGCTCGCCGAGGAGGCGCGCGACGAGGCCACCCGCGCCGAGGCGGCCGAGGCCGCCGAGGCGGTGGGCCGCCAGCTCGAGGGGCTCGAGCTGCAGAAGATGCTCTCCGGCCCGCACGACGCGGCCGGCGCCATCGTCGAGGTGAAGAGCGGCGCGGGCGGCGTGGAGGCGATGGACTGGGCCGCCATGCTGTACCGGATGTACGTGCGCTACTGCGAGCGGCGCGGCTGGGAGGTCGAGCCGGCCGACCTGGTCGCGGGCGAGGAGGCCGGGATCAGCTCCGCCTCGTTCATCGTCCGCGGCGATCACCCCTACGGCTGGCTGAAGGCCGAGAAGGGCGTGCACCGGCTGGTCCGCATCAGCCCGTTCGACCAGAACGCGCGCCGCCAGACCAGCTTCGCGGCGGTGGACGTGACCCCGGAGATCGAGGACGACATCGTCATCGACATCAAGGAGGCCGACGTCCGCATCGACACGTACCGGTCGTCGGGCGCCGGCGGCCAGAAGGTGAACAAGACCGACTCCGCGGTGCGCATGACGCACCTGCCCACCGGCATCGTGGTGGCGGTGCAGAACGAGCGCAGCCAGCAGAAGAACCGCAGCGTGGCCTGGAAGATCCTGCGCGCCAAGCTCTACGACCTCGAGGAGAAGAAGCGCGCGGCGGCCCGCGACGCCGCCGAGGCGCTGAAGAAGGACATCGACTTCGGCTCGCAGATCCGCAGCTACGTGCTGCAGCCCTACCAGATGGTGAAGGACCTGCGCACCGGGGTGGAGACGGGCAAGGTGGACGACGTCCTGGACGGCGACCTCGACCCGTTCATCCAGCCCTACCTGATGGGCGTGCGGCGCACCGACCGCGCCGTGGACGAGTGA
- a CDS encoding glycogen debranching N-terminal domain-containing protein, with protein sequence MDDGRTVMARPEELLGYADPSDRPEATGVDKLVLKRGNLFLVANRLGDVMPAGARDLGLFLTDTRHLSAWRMSVSGGPLLCLSSQVSSDYVAQVDFTVTSLHEGDLLGREPLNYVHLRRDMLIDDVLVDRLVLTNFQGKAVDAWIALEWAADFADVFEIRGARRRERGTYHAPRVERDQVVLRYDGRDGRRYATEVRIRGVGADGAPAALASLDARGARVRLHLEPAEHVEVHFAVAAGIERGAPGRARGLDEERPVPPPAPRSFGARASCTREAYSAYAAQATRFVASNDLFTSALEQAVADLKALTVYHFGAPVISAGIPWYTCPFGRDALIAGYEALAAQPEVARDALRFLARLQGERDDPSRDEEPGKIPHEIRFGEMAAAGEVPHTPYYGSVDATPLFLVLLSEYDLWTDDHETVEALLPAAERALAWMDRWADPDDDGLVEYQRRTQQGLRNQGWKDSHDGVPFADGTPAEPPIALVEVQGYCIDARRRMAALLRRRGRRSEAQALVTAARLHAERLEERFWMERKGTYAIALDRDERQVDAVTSNPGHLLFSGAISDARAHQVAASLLGRESWSGWGIRTLAAGQRAYNPLSYHDGTVWPHDNALCAMGMAAYGMTRQAGQVLTGLWDAAQHFRQLRMPELFCGLSRSAGQFPVSYPVACSPQAWSSAAWFLLVRAVLGLQADAPRRTLRVVQPWLPPWLDELVLHGLRVGPARVSLRFTRGKANAFAEVLEIQGGDLKVRIEV encoded by the coding sequence GTGGACGACGGTCGCACCGTGATGGCACGCCCGGAGGAGCTGCTCGGCTACGCCGACCCGTCCGACCGCCCGGAGGCGACCGGCGTCGACAAGCTCGTGCTGAAGCGCGGCAACCTGTTCCTGGTCGCCAACCGGCTCGGGGACGTGATGCCCGCCGGCGCGCGGGACCTCGGCCTGTTCCTCACCGACACCCGGCACCTGTCCGCCTGGCGCATGTCGGTGTCCGGCGGGCCGCTGCTCTGCCTGTCGTCGCAGGTCTCGTCGGACTACGTGGCCCAGGTGGACTTCACCGTCACCAGCCTGCACGAGGGCGACCTGCTCGGCCGCGAGCCGCTCAACTACGTCCACCTGCGCCGGGACATGCTCATCGACGACGTGCTGGTGGACCGCCTGGTGCTCACCAACTTCCAGGGCAAGGCGGTGGACGCGTGGATCGCGCTGGAGTGGGCGGCCGACTTCGCGGACGTGTTCGAGATCCGGGGCGCCCGCCGCCGCGAGCGCGGCACCTACCACGCGCCGCGGGTGGAGCGGGACCAGGTGGTGCTGCGCTACGACGGCCGCGACGGCCGGCGCTACGCCACCGAGGTGCGGATCCGCGGCGTGGGGGCGGACGGGGCGCCGGCGGCGCTCGCCTCCCTGGACGCCCGGGGCGCCCGCGTGAGGCTGCACCTCGAGCCGGCCGAGCACGTCGAGGTCCACTTCGCGGTGGCGGCCGGCATCGAGCGCGGGGCGCCGGGGCGGGCCCGCGGGCTCGACGAGGAGCGGCCGGTGCCGCCGCCGGCGCCGCGGTCGTTCGGCGCCCGGGCGTCGTGCACGCGCGAGGCGTACTCGGCGTACGCCGCGCAGGCCACCCGGTTCGTCGCCTCGAACGACCTCTTCACCTCGGCGCTCGAGCAGGCGGTCGCGGACCTGAAGGCGCTCACGGTCTACCACTTCGGCGCGCCGGTCATCTCCGCGGGCATCCCCTGGTACACCTGCCCGTTCGGCCGCGACGCGCTCATCGCGGGGTACGAGGCGCTCGCCGCGCAGCCCGAGGTGGCGCGCGACGCGCTCCGGTTCCTGGCGCGGCTGCAGGGCGAGCGCGACGACCCGAGCCGCGACGAGGAGCCCGGCAAGATCCCGCACGAGATCCGCTTCGGCGAGATGGCCGCGGCCGGCGAGGTGCCGCACACGCCGTACTACGGCTCGGTGGACGCGACGCCGCTGTTCCTGGTGCTGCTCTCCGAGTACGACCTGTGGACCGACGACCACGAGACGGTGGAGGCGCTGCTCCCCGCGGCGGAGCGCGCGCTCGCGTGGATGGATCGCTGGGCGGACCCCGACGACGACGGGCTGGTGGAGTACCAGCGGCGCACGCAGCAGGGGCTGCGCAACCAGGGCTGGAAGGACAGCCACGACGGCGTGCCGTTCGCGGACGGCACGCCGGCCGAGCCCCCCATCGCGCTGGTGGAGGTGCAGGGCTACTGCATCGACGCGCGCCGGCGCATGGCGGCGCTGCTCCGGCGCCGGGGGCGGCGCTCCGAGGCGCAGGCGCTGGTGACGGCGGCGCGGCTGCACGCGGAGCGGCTGGAGGAGCGCTTCTGGATGGAGCGCAAGGGCACCTACGCGATCGCGCTCGACCGCGACGAGCGCCAGGTGGACGCGGTGACCTCCAACCCGGGGCACCTGCTGTTCTCGGGCGCCATCTCCGACGCGCGCGCGCACCAGGTGGCGGCGTCGCTGCTCGGGCGCGAGTCGTGGAGCGGGTGGGGCATCCGGACGCTCGCGGCCGGCCAGCGCGCCTACAACCCGCTCAGCTACCACGACGGCACCGTGTGGCCCCATGACAACGCGCTCTGCGCCATGGGCATGGCCGCCTACGGCATGACGCGGCAGGCGGGGCAGGTGCTGACCGGGCTCTGGGACGCGGCGCAGCACTTCCGCCAGCTCCGCATGCCCGAGCTGTTCTGCGGCCTGTCGCGCTCGGCGGGGCAGTTCCCGGTGAGCTACCCGGTGGCCTGCTCGCCGCAGGCGTGGTCCTCGGCGGCGTGGTTCCTGCTCGTGCGGGCCGTGCTCGGCCTGCAGGCGGACGCGCCGCGCCGGACGCTGCGCGTGGTGCAGCCCTGGCTGCCGCCCTGGCTGGACGAGCTGGTGCTGCACGGGCTCCGCGTCGGACCCGCCCGGGTGAGCCTGCGCTTCACCCGAGGCAAGGCGAACGCGTTCGCCGAGGTGCTGGAGATCCAGGGGGGCGACCTGAAGGTGCGGATCGAGGTCTGA
- a CDS encoding PilZ domain-containing protein, translating into MIAAGAPAASRVLVVGSDADVSIALHLHLERAGHAVYCLPGPGELESFVRAAAPHTVVLLLPAVPDGTWGAALTTAASAARVGVRVVMVAPSREIVEPLAAVAGAERALARAEVLSRPLVVMERPPGSAPPPAPPHPPPAGATPADVLRAASSVLVPDPPLSRPRAPSVDLMALIDEELEDEPKARPTVTRVEVNVSLVSEHNFYVGATRRVDSGGVFIATALPPAVGTRLQVRLGLADGRKLDLEGEVAFVREKSATTGRQPSGCGVKLLALPGWAMDAIDRFTLARQPIVYTPR; encoded by the coding sequence GTGATCGCCGCCGGCGCCCCAGCGGCGTCGCGCGTTCTGGTGGTGGGCTCGGACGCCGACGTCTCCATCGCGCTGCACCTGCACCTCGAGCGTGCGGGGCACGCGGTCTATTGCCTCCCCGGCCCCGGGGAGCTCGAGTCGTTCGTGCGCGCCGCCGCGCCGCACACCGTGGTGCTGCTGCTCCCGGCGGTGCCGGACGGCACCTGGGGAGCCGCGCTCACCACCGCCGCCAGCGCCGCCCGCGTCGGGGTGCGGGTGGTGATGGTCGCGCCGTCGCGCGAGATCGTGGAGCCGCTCGCGGCGGTCGCGGGCGCGGAGCGCGCGCTGGCGCGCGCCGAGGTGCTCTCGCGCCCGCTCGTCGTCATGGAGCGGCCGCCGGGCAGCGCCCCGCCCCCTGCCCCGCCGCACCCGCCGCCCGCCGGGGCGACGCCTGCCGACGTGCTGCGCGCGGCCTCGTCCGTGCTCGTCCCGGATCCACCCCTGTCCCGGCCGCGCGCGCCGTCGGTGGACCTGATGGCCCTCATCGACGAGGAGCTGGAGGACGAGCCGAAGGCCCGCCCCACCGTCACCCGGGTCGAGGTGAACGTCAGCCTGGTCTCGGAGCACAACTTCTACGTGGGCGCGACGCGCCGGGTGGACTCCGGCGGGGTGTTCATCGCCACGGCGCTGCCCCCGGCGGTCGGCACCCGGCTGCAGGTGCGGCTCGGCCTGGCCGACGGGCGCAAGCTGGACCTCGAGGGCGAGGTCGCGTTCGTGCGCGAGAAGAGCGCCACCACCGGCCGGCAGCCCTCCGGCTGCGGCGTGAAGCTGCTCGCGCTGCCGGGCTGGGCGATGGACGCCATCGACCGCTTCACGCTCGCGCGCCAGCCCATCGTCTACACGCCGCGGTAG
- a CDS encoding type IV pilus twitching motility protein PilT translates to MEGQGPLSEELFHSFLQLAVKRQASDVHFEVGYPPTYRVFGELLAAKYPPLTHADTEAIANFVLQAPGSGFTPLDFREVDRSYSLPGVSRFRASIFKQRGSWGAVMRTIPFQIPDFDTLNLPPVIRTIAEARRGLICVTGATGNGKSTTIASIINTIIQQERLHVVTVEDPIEFIFAGGKGLVIQREVGSDTASYSDALRAALRQDPDIIMVGELRDREAADICLKAAETGHLVITSLHTPDVPRAVGRIVGLFPADEQDSVRARLADNLQAVIALRLLMRADATGLIPGVESLLATTSVRELIRDGSKVNELRTYMDTAGADLGMHSFDQYLYRLHEAKRIGLDTALANATHRADLERRIMMETGGRPA, encoded by the coding sequence ATGGAAGGACAGGGTCCGCTCAGCGAGGAGCTGTTCCACTCGTTCCTGCAGCTCGCCGTGAAGCGCCAGGCGAGCGACGTGCACTTCGAGGTGGGCTACCCCCCCACCTACCGGGTGTTCGGGGAGCTGCTGGCCGCGAAGTACCCGCCGCTGACGCACGCGGACACGGAGGCGATCGCGAACTTCGTCCTCCAGGCCCCGGGTTCGGGGTTCACGCCGCTCGACTTCCGCGAGGTGGACCGCAGCTACTCGCTGCCCGGGGTGTCGCGCTTCCGCGCGTCCATCTTCAAGCAGCGCGGGAGCTGGGGCGCGGTGATGCGCACCATCCCGTTCCAGATCCCGGACTTCGACACGCTGAACCTGCCGCCCGTCATCCGCACCATCGCCGAGGCGCGCCGCGGGCTCATCTGCGTGACCGGCGCCACGGGCAACGGCAAGTCCACCACCATCGCCAGCATCATCAACACGATCATCCAGCAGGAGCGGCTGCACGTCGTCACGGTCGAGGATCCGATCGAGTTCATCTTCGCCGGCGGCAAGGGCCTCGTGATCCAGCGCGAGGTCGGATCGGACACGGCCAGCTACAGCGACGCGCTGCGCGCCGCGCTCCGGCAGGACCCCGACATCATCATGGTGGGCGAGCTGCGCGACCGCGAGGCCGCCGACATCTGCCTGAAGGCGGCGGAGACCGGCCACCTCGTCATCACCTCGCTGCACACGCCCGACGTGCCCCGCGCGGTCGGGCGCATCGTGGGCCTGTTCCCGGCCGACGAGCAGGACAGCGTCCGGGCGCGGCTCGCCGACAACCTGCAGGCGGTCATCGCGCTCCGGCTGCTCATGCGCGCCGACGCCACCGGGCTCATCCCCGGGGTCGAGTCGCTGCTCGCCACCACCAGCGTGCGCGAGCTGATCCGCGACGGCTCCAAGGTCAACGAGCTGCGCACGTACATGGACACCGCCGGCGCCGACCTGGGCATGCACAGCTTCGATCAGTACCTGTACCGGCTGCACGAGGCGAAGCGCATCGGGCTCGACACCGCGCTCGCGAACGCGACGCACCGGGCCGACCTGGAGCGGCGGATCATGATGGAGACCGGAGGCCGCCCCGCGTGA
- a CDS encoding metallophosphoesterase family protein, producing MAPSRTLVVGDVHGCLGELEDLLAAARYEPMRDRLVFLGDLVDRGPDPVGVVRRVRALGADCLLGNHEEKHLRYAAHEARRREDPRHRNPVRLDPRRTEEHLRLSPDDLAWMAALPRALRLDGGWVAVHGGLLPGRPLSRQPPDWLIRLRFLDATGKPVSREHGGEPGVVRWAERWTGPSSVVYGHHARDEVVVDEPAPGVRCVGIDTGCVYGGRLTALALPGGERIQVPSRQRKATPEQDD from the coding sequence ATGGCCCCCTCGCGCACTCTCGTCGTCGGCGACGTGCACGGCTGCCTGGGGGAGCTCGAGGACCTGCTCGCGGCCGCGCGGTACGAGCCGATGCGCGATCGGCTGGTGTTCCTCGGCGACCTGGTGGACCGCGGCCCGGACCCGGTGGGCGTGGTCCGGCGCGTCCGCGCGCTCGGCGCCGACTGCCTGCTCGGCAACCACGAGGAGAAGCACCTCCGCTACGCGGCGCACGAGGCACGGCGCCGCGAGGACCCGCGCCACCGGAACCCCGTCCGGCTCGACCCCCGGCGCACCGAGGAGCACCTGCGGCTCTCGCCCGACGACCTGGCCTGGATGGCCGCGCTGCCGCGCGCGCTCCGGCTCGACGGCGGATGGGTCGCGGTCCACGGCGGGCTGCTGCCGGGCCGCCCGCTTTCGCGCCAGCCGCCGGACTGGCTCATCCGGCTGCGCTTCCTCGACGCCACCGGCAAGCCGGTGTCGCGGGAGCACGGCGGCGAGCCGGGCGTGGTGCGCTGGGCGGAGCGGTGGACCGGGCCGAGCTCGGTGGTCTACGGGCACCACGCGCGCGACGAGGTGGTGGTGGACGAGCCGGCCCCCGGCGTCCGGTGCGTCGGCATCGACACCGGGTGCGTGTACGGCGGGAGGCTCACCGCGCTCGCGCTGCCGGGCGGCGAGCGCATCCAGGTGCCCTCGCGCCAGCGGAAGGCGACGCCCGAGCAGGATGATTGA
- a CDS encoding AAA family ATPase: MFGSVDEVSAKLAEAGYLPSREIATAVYLADRLEKPVLVEGPAGVGKTELAHAFARAAGRIVIRLQCYEGLDESKALYEWEYAKQLLYTQLLKDRIGAAVDGAGSLAEAADRIAGEGNVFFSERFLVPRPVLRALTSDRPALLLVDEIDKADPEFEAFLLEVLSDWAVTVPELGTVRARQVPRVVLTSNAARDLSDALKRRCLHLFIDFPTRERELAIVRARAPEASEALARSVVATVQKLRTLDLKKAPSISETLDWVRALAILNAERLDAALLDQTLNLALKYEADVAVARERKGELAAAAQLG, translated from the coding sequence ATGTTCGGATCGGTCGACGAGGTGTCCGCGAAGCTGGCCGAGGCGGGGTACCTGCCCTCGCGCGAGATCGCGACGGCGGTCTACCTGGCCGACCGGCTCGAGAAGCCCGTCCTGGTCGAGGGCCCCGCCGGCGTGGGCAAGACCGAGCTGGCGCACGCGTTCGCGCGGGCGGCCGGCCGCATCGTGATCCGGCTGCAGTGCTACGAGGGGCTGGACGAGTCCAAGGCGCTGTACGAGTGGGAGTACGCGAAGCAGCTCCTGTACACGCAGCTCCTCAAGGACCGGATCGGCGCCGCGGTGGACGGCGCCGGCAGCCTCGCCGAGGCGGCCGACCGGATCGCCGGAGAGGGGAACGTGTTCTTCAGCGAGCGGTTCCTCGTGCCGCGCCCGGTGCTGCGCGCGCTCACGAGCGACCGCCCGGCGCTGCTCCTGGTGGACGAGATCGACAAGGCCGATCCGGAGTTCGAGGCCTTCCTGCTGGAGGTGCTGTCGGACTGGGCGGTGACCGTGCCGGAGCTCGGGACCGTCCGCGCGCGCCAGGTCCCGCGGGTGGTGCTCACCTCCAACGCGGCCCGCGATCTCTCCGACGCGCTGAAGCGGCGCTGCCTCCACCTGTTCATCGACTTCCCGACGCGCGAGCGCGAGCTGGCCATCGTGCGCGCCCGCGCGCCGGAGGCCTCCGAGGCGCTGGCGCGCTCCGTGGTGGCGACCGTCCAGAAGCTCCGCACGCTGGACCTGAAGAAGGCGCCGTCGATCTCGGAGACGCTGGACTGGGTGCGGGCGCTCGCGATCCTGAACGCGGAGCGGCTCGACGCCGCGCTGCTCGACCAGACGCTCAACCTCGCGCTCAAGTACGAGGCCGACGTGGCGGTCGCGCGCGAGCGCAAGGGCGAGCTCGCCGCCGCGGCGCAGCTGGGCTAG
- a CDS encoding Ig-like domain-containing protein produces the protein MQPKSAFRRAHVARLATLALAAAALAACSSGGGATAPSAPSAPQEPAGGTPVPRSLSVSPAAATLATGFTERLIAIATFSDGSKRDVTATAAWESSAPATASVVAGEVTGVAPGAATLRARWSGLHGASEVTVTSAVLRSIVVTPPFPSLPLGADLQLAATGLFSDGSARDVTAEAAWESAAPAVAAVPSPGLVQPVATGDASVSATLAGVSGATTVSVTAATLESLDVYPGAATLARGTSTAFTALGTYSDGTSADLTAQAAWDTSGPEVTLSAPGLEGVVVTGAAEGTATVTAAFGGLTSAAAVTVTAAGLTGLAVSPAALDLPVGLSGPLTATGTFSDGSTQDLTAQVAWVSSAAAVAAPSNAPGSEGLVSALSAGDATVSATLFGRTASAAVTVRAAALRSIAVTPGAASVPAGYQVRFQATGTYSDGSSHELTGSAVWISADPAVATVVATGTGAGAASGVAPGTARISAALGGVTGEATLTVGSARLVSVAVSPSPFDVGVGGTAQLTATGTFSDGSTLDVTRQSVWSSGTKSIATVSRAGVVTGLRAGAVTVQANRAGRKGRVDGTVR, from the coding sequence ATGCAGCCGAAGTCCGCCTTCCGGCGCGCGCACGTCGCGCGCCTCGCCACGCTCGCGCTCGCCGCCGCGGCCCTCGCGGCCTGCTCGTCCGGCGGCGGCGCGACCGCGCCGTCCGCGCCGTCCGCGCCGCAGGAGCCCGCCGGTGGCACGCCGGTCCCGCGGTCGCTCTCGGTGTCGCCGGCGGCCGCCACGCTCGCGACCGGCTTCACCGAGAGGCTCATCGCGATCGCCACCTTCTCCGACGGCTCGAAGCGGGACGTCACCGCCACCGCCGCCTGGGAGTCCTCGGCGCCGGCCACGGCCTCGGTGGTGGCCGGCGAGGTCACCGGCGTCGCGCCCGGCGCGGCGACGCTGAGGGCGCGCTGGTCCGGGCTGCACGGCGCCAGCGAGGTGACGGTCACCTCGGCCGTCCTCCGGTCGATCGTCGTGACCCCGCCGTTCCCGAGCCTGCCGCTCGGCGCCGACCTGCAGCTCGCCGCGACCGGCCTGTTCTCGGACGGCAGCGCGCGCGACGTGACCGCGGAGGCGGCCTGGGAGAGCGCCGCCCCGGCGGTCGCGGCCGTGCCGTCGCCCGGCCTGGTGCAGCCGGTCGCCACCGGCGACGCGTCCGTCTCGGCCACGCTGGCGGGGGTGAGCGGCGCCACCACGGTCAGCGTGACCGCCGCCACGCTCGAGTCGCTCGACGTGTACCCGGGCGCCGCCACCCTGGCCCGCGGCACCTCGACCGCGTTCACCGCGCTCGGGACCTACTCCGACGGCACGTCCGCGGACCTCACCGCGCAGGCGGCCTGGGACACGAGCGGGCCGGAGGTGACGCTCTCCGCGCCCGGCCTCGAGGGCGTGGTGGTCACCGGGGCCGCCGAGGGCACCGCGACCGTCACGGCGGCGTTCGGCGGCCTCACCAGCGCGGCGGCGGTGACGGTCACCGCGGCCGGGCTGACCGGGCTCGCGGTGTCCCCGGCCGCGCTCGACCTGCCGGTGGGCCTCTCCGGACCGCTCACCGCGACCGGCACGTTCTCCGACGGCTCGACCCAGGACCTGACGGCGCAGGTGGCGTGGGTGTCCTCCGCCGCGGCGGTGGCGGCGCCATCCAACGCGCCCGGGAGCGAGGGGCTCGTCAGCGCGCTCTCGGCCGGCGACGCCACCGTCAGCGCGACGCTGTTCGGCCGGACCGCCTCGGCCGCGGTGACCGTCCGCGCGGCGGCGCTGCGGTCCATCGCGGTGACGCCCGGCGCCGCGTCGGTGCCCGCGGGCTACCAGGTCCGGTTCCAGGCGACCGGCACCTACAGCGACGGCTCGTCGCACGAGCTCACAGGCAGCGCCGTCTGGATCAGCGCCGACCCGGCGGTCGCGACGGTGGTGGCCACCGGGACCGGCGCGGGCGCGGCCAGCGGCGTGGCGCCCGGGACCGCCCGGATCTCGGCGGCGCTCGGCGGCGTGACCGGCGAGGCGACGCTGACGGTGGGCTCGGCCCGGCTCGTCTCGGTGGCGGTGTCACCCTCCCCGTTCGACGTGGGGGTGGGCGGAACGGCGCAGCTCACCGCCACCGGCACGTTCAGCGACGGGAGCACGCTCGACGTCACGCGGCAGAGCGTCTGGAGCTCCGGCACGAAGTCGATCGCGACCGTCTCCCGGGCCGGCGTGGTGACCGGGCTGCGGGCCGGGGCGGTGACCGTCCAGGCGAACCGCGCCGGCAGGAAGGGCCGCGTCGACGGCACCGTCCGGTGA
- a CDS encoding glycosyltransferase, with protein MHVAIVSTPFVAVPPPAYGGTELVVDALARALVRAGHRVAVFATGDSRVPGLRATFEAPVWPPEPYAELLHCRFAAAEIARGGFDVVHAHLPAMLAFAGALPAPVVYTLHHAPDPALARFYARVPAVLRVAISRRQAELSSPPAHRVIHHGLDPVLYPDVREGDGGGGAFFLGRLSWCKAPEVAVEAARRAGLRIDVAGDVHGEDDHPEAWDEEVLSPSLAAPHVSWTRRAGLADKRRLLARARALLVPLRWEEPFGLVMIEALLAGCPVVAFPLGAAPEIVVDGADGFLVRSAAEMAAALGRAARLDRREIQRRARERFSADRMAADYVAAYRAAAARAEPAVPAVGEGGEWTTVAP; from the coding sequence GTGCACGTCGCGATCGTCTCGACTCCCTTCGTGGCGGTGCCTCCCCCGGCCTACGGTGGGACCGAGCTGGTGGTGGACGCGCTGGCCCGCGCGCTGGTGCGGGCGGGGCACCGGGTGGCGGTGTTCGCGACCGGCGACTCCCGGGTTCCCGGGCTCCGCGCGACCTTCGAGGCGCCGGTCTGGCCGCCCGAGCCCTACGCCGAGCTGCTCCACTGCCGCTTCGCCGCGGCGGAGATCGCCCGCGGCGGCTTCGACGTGGTGCACGCGCACCTCCCGGCCATGCTCGCGTTCGCCGGGGCGCTGCCCGCGCCGGTCGTCTACACCCTGCACCACGCGCCCGACCCGGCGCTCGCGCGCTTCTACGCGCGCGTCCCGGCGGTGCTGCGCGTCGCCATCTCGCGGCGGCAGGCCGAGCTGTCCTCGCCGCCGGCGCACCGCGTGATCCACCACGGGCTCGACCCGGTCCTCTACCCCGACGTGCGCGAGGGCGACGGCGGCGGCGGCGCGTTCTTCCTGGGACGGCTCTCCTGGTGCAAGGCGCCCGAGGTGGCGGTCGAGGCGGCGCGGCGGGCGGGCCTGCGCATCGACGTGGCCGGCGACGTGCACGGGGAGGACGATCACCCGGAGGCCTGGGACGAGGAGGTGCTCTCGCCGTCGCTGGCGGCGCCGCACGTCTCCTGGACGCGGCGCGCCGGCCTCGCCGACAAGCGGCGCCTGCTGGCCCGGGCCCGCGCGCTGCTCGTGCCGCTGCGATGGGAGGAGCCGTTCGGGCTGGTGATGATCGAGGCGCTGCTGGCGGGCTGCCCGGTGGTGGCGTTCCCGCTCGGTGCCGCGCCGGAGATCGTGGTGGACGGGGCCGACGGGTTCCTGGTGCGCAGCGCGGCGGAGATGGCGGCGGCGCTCGGGCGCGCGGCGCGGCTCGATCGGCGGGAGATCCAGCGGCGGGCGCGCGAGCGGTTCTCGGCGGACCGGATGGCGGCGGACTACGTCGCGGCGTACCGGGCCGCCGCGGCGCGCGCGGAGCCGGCGGTGCCCGCCGTGGGCGAGGGGGGAGAGTGGACGACGGTCGCACCGTGA